Sequence from the Rhodothermales bacterium genome:
GTTCAGCATTCTCGAGATCGAGCAGATTCCAGAGGCCAGACAGTGGCTGTTCGCTCGTGGAAGCGATCCCGTCCAGGACACGGTGAATGGCGAAGAATACCTGTACCGCGTATTCACGGTTGGATCCGATGTACAATCACGCCGGCTCGCACTTGTCATCAACCTGACCCAGAGCCGATTTCAACTCCTCGAAGACTCCGAAATCGACCATTTCCTTGGTACTTGAAAGTGCCTCCCATATCGCAATCATCCATTCTCACATGACCCCATTTATAAAGTCACCACACCCGGTACTAAAGCCGTTCCCGGATCTGACGTGGGCGAGCGGGGCGGTCTTCAACCCTGGCACATGGTACGAGGACGGACGTGTTCACCTCCTGTTTCGAGCTATCCCTCAGGGCTATCGGCGTATCCCACTGGCAGAGCCTGATCCGCACGGACCAGAGATGGGATTTGACCAGAGCTACATCTCTTACATCGGATATGCCTCGAGCAAGGATGGACTCACCTTTGTCCCCCGTGAGACCCCCTACATCAAGCCAGATCGGGACTTCGATGTGTACGGTGCTGAGGATCCGCGGATATCGAGAATAGACGACACATACCTCATCACATACACAGCGCTCTGTCGCCCGGCATTCGACCCACACAACGGTGTGCGAATCGGGCTGGCGTCCAGCCACGATTTCGTGGGCCTGAAGAAACACGGGGTCGTTGGTCCACCGGTATGCGACAAAGACGCCGTCATCTTTCCGGGACGAATCGGAGGTCGGATCGCGATGTTGCATCGCATTACTCCCGACATCCAGTTGGTCTTTTTTGATGACCTTGCGCAGCTCCTTCAGCCGCCCGATGGGTTCTGGCAGAGTCACATGGACAATCTGGATCAGCACGTCGTGATGCGGAGCGAACAGACATGGGAATCGAAGAAAATCGGAGTTGGGCCGACGCCGATCGAAACGGCAGAAGGATGGCTCATCATTTATCACGGTGTGGACGCCGACCATGTTTACCGTGCCGGGTTAGCACTACTTGATCGGGATGACCCACGCGTCGTGATTGCCCGGACGACGCATCCGGTCCTTGAGCCAGAGCTTGACTTCGAGTTGTACGGAGATGTAGACAACGTGGTTTTTCCTGAAGGTGCAGTTGTCATAGACGGCGAGCTTCACGTGTACTACGGTGCAGCGGATCGAGTTATTGGCCACGCCTCCGCCCCTCTTCAGTCCGTGATGGATCATCTGCTAAAGAGATAGACCCGTCGTCCTGACGAGATCTTGCCGTGCACAACAACAGTTGACATCGATGGAACGAACGATAACGGCAGACCCGGGAGTCGACGTGGTGCGGATGCATGAGGGGCGCGCTGTACTCGAAGCACGACCCGATCACGCCTGGGAATCGCGGGTGGTTCTAAAC
This genomic interval carries:
- a CDS encoding glycosidase produces the protein MTPFIKSPHPVLKPFPDLTWASGAVFNPGTWYEDGRVHLLFRAIPQGYRRIPLAEPDPHGPEMGFDQSYISYIGYASSKDGLTFVPRETPYIKPDRDFDVYGAEDPRISRIDDTYLITYTALCRPAFDPHNGVRIGLASSHDFVGLKKHGVVGPPVCDKDAVIFPGRIGGRIAMLHRITPDIQLVFFDDLAQLLQPPDGFWQSHMDNLDQHVVMRSEQTWESKKIGVGPTPIETAEGWLIIYHGVDADHVYRAGLALLDRDDPRVVIARTTHPVLEPELDFELYGDVDNVVFPEGAVVIDGELHVYYGAADRVIGHASAPLQSVMDHLLKR